From one Lolium rigidum isolate FL_2022 chromosome 4, APGP_CSIRO_Lrig_0.1, whole genome shotgun sequence genomic stretch:
- the LOC124649609 gene encoding uncharacterized protein LOC124649609: MDPRSRRRSASPPPDTASPTEDENLLPELLLRLPARPSSLLRASLVCKRWRQVATDPQFLRRFCAHHREAPIIGVFLDFYRGELSFRSVLDPPDQIPTRRFSLRLDGIDGGCKSNTGTWSFRGCRHGLVVLTGGDHLGRGCRQVLVWDPVTGEQRFIAGPPPHLNHDWGNAHVQADVLCVAAAGGDDGHVHGACHSTPFKVVLVSAQKHVARSCVYSSETGSWGSTMSTKVQHHTMSCIGSRSILVGNSLHWLIFGSGTGMLELDLDTQIPAAVELPEDAIDGHHGLYLSTLGGGVGFITVSDNYVAQLWLRTTGFDGAAEWMPAQAIELGKLLPLRPGEWTNLQTVMGVAGDDNVIFVSTNRGAFMVHLETMQFKKIFDRNPFAECTTSTIHPFSSFFAAGSSTPQH, translated from the coding sequence ATGGAccctcgcagccgccgccgctccgcgtcgccgccgccggacacGGCCTCCCCGACGGAGGACGAGAACCTCCTCCCCGAGCTACTCCTCCGCCTCCCCGCGCGCCCTTCCTCTCTCCTCCGCGCCTCCCTCGTCTGCAAGCGCTGGCGCCAAGTCGCCACCGACCCGCAATTCCTCCGCCGCTTCTGCGCCCACCACCGGGAGGCCCCCATCATCGGCGTCTTCCTCGACTTCTACCGCGGCGAGCTCTCCTTCCGGTCCGTCCTCGACCCGCCGGACCAGATCCCGACCCGCCGCTTCTCCCTGCGGCTAGACGGCATCGACGGCGGCTGCAAGAGCAACACCGGCACCTGGTCCTTCCGCGGCTGCCGccacggcctcgtcgtcctcaccggCGGGGACCACCTCGGCAGGGGCTGCCGCCAGGTCCTGGTCTGGGACCCCGTCACGGGCGAGCAGCGCTTCATAGCCGGCCCGCCGCCGCACCTAAACCACGACTGGGGCAACGCCCACGTGCAGGCGGACGTGCtctgcgtcgccgccgccggcggcgacgacggccacgTGCACGGCGCCTGCCACTCGACCCCCTTCAAGGTGGTCCTGGTGAGCGCCCAGAAGCACGTCGCCCGGTCCTGCGTCTACTCGTCCGAGACCGGCTCCTGGGGCAGCACCATGTCAACCAAGGTGCAGCACCACACCATGTCATGCATCGGCAGCCGAAGCATCCTTGTCGGGAACTCGCTCCACTGGCTTATCTTTGGCTCTGGGACCGGCATGCTCGAGCTTGATCTGGACACGCAGATCCCAGCTGCGGTGGAGCTTCCAGAGGACGCCATTGATGGCCACCACGGCCTGTACCTGAGCACGCTGGGTGGCGGGGTTGGCTTCATCACCGTGTCGGACAACTACGTGGCTCAACTATGGCTGAGGACCACCGGTTTTGATGGCGCCGCTGAATGGATGCCGGCGCAAGCGATTGAGCTGGGCAAGCTTCTTCCACTGAGGCCTGGGGAGTGGACGAATCTCCAGACGGTCATGGGGGTTGCTGGGGACGACAATGTGATATTCGTGTCGACAAACAGAGGCGCCTTCATGGTTCATCTCGAGACAATGCAGTTTAAGAAAATCTTTGACCGCAATCCTTTTGCCGAATGTACTACCTCCACTATCCACCCGTTCTCAAGTTTTTTCGCTGCAGGCAGTAGCACGCCTCAACATTGA
- the LOC124647730 gene encoding uncharacterized protein LOC124647730 has translation MNPPPASPMDDDDLLIEILLRLPPRPSSLPRVSFVCKRWRRIVADPQFLRRFCDYHREPPIVGVFFKFNPELKESPFRSILDPPDLIPPERFSARLDGIDGGGIWSFRSCRHGRVVFTSRDRAGKGCSQVLVWDPVTGDRRFIGSPPQLDHDWSKYHVQADVLCVAADKGHVHGACHSSPFKVVLVCGNNQVARACVYSSETNSWGDLISWGDNLIWTSAHHQPISIVGSRSILVRNSLYWLLFGLEVAILELNLDSQSLAMIEVPPDAHDDHLGLYLSTLGGALSFIFVSNLYRVQLWQSKIDFDGVARWMPGQTIELDKLLPLEPGEHIEKVMGAGEDNMVFVSTCYGLFMFHLESLQFDKIFKSHPFPEHRRSSVFPYPFTSFCAAGVGELRDGMGQVEVGVGGTTP, from the exons ATGAACCCGCCGCCGGCGTCGCCGATGGACGACGACGACCTCCTCATAGAGATACTCCTGCGCCTGCCCCCGCGACCTTCCTCTCTCCCCCGCGTCTCATTCGTCTGCAAGCGCTGGCGCCGCATCGTCGCCGATCCCCAATTCCTCCGCAGATTCTGCGACTACCACCGGGAACCGCCCATCGTCGGCGTGTTCTTCAAGTTCAACCCCGAACTCAAAGAATCCCCGTTCAGGTCGATTCTGGATCCACCTGACCTCATCCCGCCCGAGCGCTTCTCGGCCCGCCTCGATGGCATCGATGGCGGCGGCATCTGGTCCTTCCGCAGCTGCCGCCACGGCCGCGTCGTCTTCACCAGCAGGGATCGTGCCGGCAAGGGCTGCAGCCAGGTTTTGGTATGGGACCCCGTCACAGGCGATCGCCGCTTCATAGGCAGTCCACCGCAGTTGGATCACGACTGGAGCAAGTACCACGTCCAAGCGGATGTGCTCTGTGTCGCCGCCGACAAGGGCCACGTGCACGGTGCCTGCCATTCGAGCCCCTTCAAGGTGGTGTTGGTGTGCGGCAACAACCAAGTCGCCCGAGCCTGCGTCTACTCATCAGAGACCAACTCATGGGGCGATCTCATCTCATGGGGCGACAATCTAATCTGGACATCAGCTCACCATCAACCTATCTCTATTGTTGGCAGTCGAAGCATCCTGGTTAGGAATTCTCTCTACTGGTTACTTTTTGGTCTTGAGGTTGCCATCCTAGAGCTTAATTTGGATAGCCAGAGCCTAGCCATGATCGAGGTGCCACCGGATGCCCATGACGACCACCTTGGCCTCTACCTGAGTACCCTGGGTGGTGCACTTAGTTTCATCTTTGTGTCCAATCTATACAGAGTTCAGCTGTGGCAGAGTAAGATTGATTTTGACGGTGTCGCTCGGTGGATGCCAGGACAAACAATCGAACTGGACAAGCTTCTCCCCCTGGAACCAGGGGAACATATCGAGAAAGTAATGGGTGCTGGTGAGGATAATATGGTATTCGTGTCAACATGCTATGGCCTTTTCATGTTCCATCTCGAGTCGTTGCAGTTTGACAAGATCTTCAAAAGCCACCCTTTCCCTGAGCATCGGCGATCCTCCGTTTTTCCGTATCCATTCACAAGTTTCTGTGCTGCAG GAGTTGGTGAACTTCGTGACGGAATGGGACAAGTTGAAGTTGGAGTCGGTGGCACAACCCCTTAG